In a single window of the Gymnogyps californianus isolate 813 unplaced genomic scaffold, ASM1813914v2 HiC_scaffold_97, whole genome shotgun sequence genome:
- the LOC127029291 gene encoding soluble lamin-associated protein of 75 kDa-like — MSFPVDMLNSYSHEDLENSAEDYLSDLRCGDPNCPEFLSLPDHGKIPISLSTVGFVPLFGGEQTHKVLALFAPEDSLTAVALYLADQWWSIDDIVRTSVSSREGLQQVKSVGERVVLYVLNRIIYRKQEIERNEVPFLCHGSNDYAKIMWKKGEAIGFYSVKPTGSICSSSLTQSYQLPVLDTMFVRKKHRGKDFGLIMLEDFVDSFTEDTLGLRYPLSSFMYIACKHYFEKYPGNHDLLWEVEGAGHHWFQRTPITTVLQREKLKIAAEVSQKENTSFQAEDYFRHSAAESEASGQKTELETQLSADSQKGKESIDVHASTSEDPDITPVSIRTRSSHLKRPRIGKNSQESEPETSQGNEENVLHVSESRLELPAHTFESSEDLVEEPEENAVENDEEMIVENEDQSVSEMELHASPPEKLSEKEETPSEPLNGEVTEEIGKTSLMAEEETANEVLGGESKLQSESQEEPLTLFVPLILESPAKPSEDTVSEKVLNANDSEVLTEESTSVEKEGTEEHHQESEKKSSSTENAAASAPKEEPSDNGLPNSTVIEAAEESVSENVLPKTASSVEDQNEEAGHNSQEAPVALSQSSLIVAELEGVSFQQPSGQEVQKNQLEEHSEESAEQMDQYTQTVAERAADSSSEEAEIEVPIVDRRNLRRKAKGYKGPPKKKGKLA; from the exons ATGTCATTCCCTGTGGATATGTTGAACAGCTACAGTCATGAGGACTTGGAGAACTCTGCAGAGGACTACTTGTCTGACCTTCGGTGTGGGGATCCAAATTGTCCTGAATTCTTGTCCCTGCCAGACCACGGCAAA ATTCCTATTAGCTTGTCAACTGTAGGCTTCGTTCCTCTTTTTGGTGGAGAGCAGACACACAAAgttcttgctttgtttgcacCAGAGGACTCGCTCACAG CTGTAGCCCTGTATCTTGCTGACCAGTGGTGGTCAATTGATGACATTGTGAGAACATCTGTCTCGTCTAGAGAGGGACTTCAGCAG GTGAAGTCTGTTGGAGAGAGGGTGGTTCTCTATGTTCTGAATCGAATTATCTATCGGAaacaagaaatagaaagaaatgagGTCCCATTTCTCTGTCACGGTAGCAACGACTATGCTAAGATCAtgtggaaaaaaggagaggctATTGGGTTCTATTCTGTTAAACCTACAG GAAGTATTTGTAGCTCTTCTCTTACTCAGAGTTATCAGCTGCCAGTGCTAGACACAATGTTTGTAAGAAAGAAACATCGTGGGAAAGACTTTGGGCTAATCATGTTGGAAGACTTTGTGGATTCCTTTACTGAAGACACTCTTGGCCTACGATACCCACTGTCATCCTTCATGTACATAG CTTGTAAGCACTATTTTGAGAAGTACCCTGGGAATCATGACCTTTTGTGGGAAGTGGAGGGAGCAGGACATCATTGGTTCCAGAGAACACCTATTACCACTGTATTGCAAAGGGAAAAGCTCAAAATTGCAG CAGAGGtctctcagaaagaaaatacaagtttcCAAGCAGAGGATTATTTTCGACACTCTGCAGCAGAATCTGAAGCAAGTGGACAAAAGACTGAGCTAGAAACACAGCTAAGT GCTGACTCTCAAAAAGGTAAAGAATCAATAGATGTCCATGCAAGCACATCTGAAG accCTGACATAACTCCTGTTTCTATTCGGACACGAAGCAGTCATTTAAAACGTCCCAGGATAGGAAAAAATAGTCAGGAATCTGAACCTGAAACTTCCcaaggaaatgaggaaaatgttCTTCATGTGTCAGAAAGCAG gctggaaCTTCCTGCCCACACATTTGAAAGCTCTGAAGACTTAGTAGAAGAACCTGAGGAGAATGCTGTTGAGAATGATGAGGAAATGATTGTTGAAAATGAGGACCAATCGGTATCAGAAATGGAGTTACATGCATCACCCCCTGAGAAACTGAGTGAGAAGGAG gAAACTCCATCTGAACCTCTTAATGGTGAGGTAACAGAAGAAATTGGTAAGACCTCACTTATGGCTGAAGAGGAAACAGCAAATGAAGTTCTAGGTGGTGAATCAAAATTGCAGTCTGAGAGTCAAGAAGAACCCTTAACACTGTTTGTTCCATTAATCCTTGAGTCTCCAGCAAAACCTTCAGAAGACACTGTATCAGAG AAA gttttaaatgcaaatgattCAGAAGTGCTGACTGAAGAAAGCACATCGGTAGAGAAGGAGGGCACTGAAGAACACCACCAAGAATCTGAAAAGAAGTCGTCATCCactgaaaatgcagctgcttcAGCACCCAAGGAAGAACCCTCTGACAATGGCCTGCCCAACTCTACGGTAATTGAAGCAGCAGAAgaatctgtttctgaaaatgtattgcCCAAAACAGCTTCCTCAGTGGAAGATCAAAATGAGGAAGCAGGGCACAACTCACAGGAGGCCCCTGTTGCTCTGAGTCAGAGCTCTTTGATAGTGGCTGAACTCGAGggtgtttcttttcagcagccTTCTGGACAGGAAGTACAGAAGAACCAGTTGGAAGAACACTCAGAAGAGTCTGCTGAGCAGATGGATCAGTACACGCAGACAGTGGCAGAGCGggctgctgacagcagctctgAGGAAGCAGAAATTGAGGTACCCATTGTAGATCGGAGAAACTTGCGAAGAAAGGCCAAAGGTTACAAAGGTCCAcccaagaaaaaaggaaagctggcttaa